The stretch of DNA CGGGCGCGACGCTGCTGCGCGCGCGGGACGGCGAGATCGGGTGGAGCGTGCTCGCCGACCCCGACGGCAACGAGCTCTGCGCGTTCACCGGCTGACCGAGTACGAGAGGACCACCGCGATGCCCCAGCTCCTCCGGGTGCAGAACTTCTTCGTGTCCGCCGACGGGTTCGGCGCGGGCGAGGGCCAGAGCCTGGAACGCCCGTTCGGCCACGCGAGCCCGGTCGACCTCGGCGGCTGGGCGTTCGCCACGGCGAGCTGGCCGAACCGCACCGAGCCGGGCGGGACCCGCGGGCTGGACGACTACTTCACGCGTGACTTCTCGCACAACATCGGCGCGGAGATCATGGGCCGCAACAAGTTCGGGCCGCAGCGCGGGCCGTGGCCGGACCTCGACTGGCAGGGCTGGTGGGGCGACGAGCCGCCGTTCCGCACGCCGGTGTTCGTCCTCACGCACTACCCGCGACCGAGCTTCACACTGGGCGAGACGACGTTCCACTTCCTCGACGCGACGCCCGAGGAGGCGTTGCGGCAGGCGGCCGCGGCCGCCGACGGCAAGGACGTGCGGCTCGGGGGCGGCGTCTTCACGGTCCGCGAGTTCCTCGAGGCGGACCTGGTCGACACGCTGCACGTCTCGGTCGCGCCGGTCGAGCTCGGCCGCGGCGAACGGCTCTGGGAGTCGCCGGACGAGCTGCTCGACCGGTACCACCTGGAGTCGGTGCCGAGCCCCAGCGGCGTGACGCACCTGCTGTTCTGGCGCCGCTGACCGGCCCTACGGCTGCGCGCCGCCGACGGGGAGGTCGGCCGCCCAGCCGGTGGTGAACTCGTCCGGGCCGTCGTCGGCGCTGCCGCCGCGGTCGTAGCGCATCCGCCAGGCCACGGCGGTCGTCGCCGCGCCCAGGCTGGCCGCGATCGCGTCGCGCCAGCCCAGGAGCACGTCGAGGTCGTCGCCCGGCTCGGCGACGACGTCGTTCAGGTGGATGCGACAGAGCCGCGAGACGAGGCCGGGCACGTCGGCGGACGGGATGAAGCCGGTGCCCTCCGAGCGGGCGTCGAGGTCGCCGGTCTCGGCCAGCTCGCCGAGCAGCCCGAACAGCAACGTCTCGTCGTCGTCGTCCGCGGAGACGTAGCCGAGCAGGTGCAGGTCGTCGGGCACGGCGGTGCCGTGCGCGTCGATGACGTGACGGGCCAGCCGGTCGTCGTCGGCGATCGCGAAGAGCTCGAGCCGGGCCGCCATCAGGTACCACTCTCCTCTGCCGTCGCGGGGCGGATCACGATGCGGGTCCAGGCGCCGACGTAGACCCGCTCGTCCTCGGTGAGCGCGCGCCGGCGACCGGGCGGGATCGGGTCGTCGGGCAGCGGCGCGCCGCTCTTGCCGACGTAGGTGCCGTTGACCGACTGGAGGTCCTCGATGTACGCCGTGTCCCCCTCGACGGTGACCTCGGCGTGCCGGCGGGAGACGGCGGCGTCGGTGCCGCAGTCGATGGCCGGGTGCAGGTTGCGGCTCGCGGACGGGCGCCCGATGAGCGACGTGGCGGTCCGCAACGGCACGACGCGCGGCGTGCCCGTGTTGGGGCAGGGGTCGGTGGCGGAGACGGCCTCGTGCGCGTACCAGTCCGGGTCGACCCAGATCTCGGCGACCCAGCCGGTGGTGGGGGCGGGCGCGGCCGGGCGGCCGAGCAGCGCCGCGCCGACCTCGGGGAGCTGGCCGGTGGTGAAGTCGTAGCCGCAGGACTCGCAGAACAGCGCGCTCGCGACGTTGAGGTCCTGGCAGTGCGGGCAACGCACCGCGGCCTCGGTGGGCGGGTCGGCGGGCGGCGCGGCCGGGGCGGCGGCGGCACCGGCGGCGGCACCACCGGCGGCGGGGCCGGCCTCGATCTTCGCGCCGCAGACGTCGCAGTAGTCGGTCGCCTCGCTGGGGTGCCCCGCCGGGCAGCGGACGCTCACTTGCGCACCCGCGTGGTCTTGGTGGAGGCGGTGTCGAGCGCCATCTCGTCCAGCTTGGCGACGTCCCGCTTGAGCCGCACGGTGCCGGTGTCGGCGTCCTCGACGGTCACCAGCTTCTTCAGCTTGGTGGTGGCCTCGTCGTTGTGGGTCTCGGCGGCGAGCTGGACGGCGCGGCCGAGCTTGACGGTGGCGGTGGCCTCGTCGCCGGCTGCCTTGGCGGCGAGCCCCTCCTGGATGACCTGGGCGAGCTCGGCCTGCCCGGTGTAGTGGGCGACCTCCTTGTTCAGCCGCGTGGTGAGCACCTCGTCATCCGACCACACCGCCTTGACCAGCCCCTGCGCGACGACGGCGTCGTTGACGACGAGCTGCACGCGCGCGGCGAGCTGCTCGCTGCCGACGGCCCGCGCCGGCACCCGGACGGCGACGTGGTAGTCGCGGCTCTCGTCGCCCCACGAGCCGGTGGGGTACTCGCCGATCAGGTCGCTCACCGGGGTGCGGCGGGAGGTGAGGTCCTCCAGCGTCGGCGCGACCTGCCGCACGAACAGCACCTCCGCCCCCTGCGGCGCCCAGACGCGCAGGTCGGCGCGGGCCACGCCGCGCGACATGGCGGAACGGATCATCGTCTCGAAGTCCGCCTCCATGTCCGCCGGGCTGGCGATGAGGTCGAGCGAGCCGAGCAGCGCGGTGGCGATCGTGCGGAGCTCGTCGACGACCCAGTTCGCGCCGACGCCGCGGCAGTCGCACTGGAACTTCCCGCGCGCGGCGTCGATGCCGTCCTGGAGCGCCTCCGCGCTCTCGCTCTCGTTGCGGCCGTCGGTCAGCAGGATCGCGTGGCACTGGGAGAGCCCGCTGTCGGCGAACACGTCGGTCGCGAGCTGGAGCCAGGTGCCGATCGCGGTGCCGCCGTTGGGGCGGAGCCGGCGGACGACGGCCTTGGCCTCGTTCCGCGTCGCGGGCGACATCCGCACCATGAGCGACTCGGCGTCGTCGGGCGGGTAGGCGAGCTGCGCGGTGTCGGTGCCGGCGATGACGGCGAAGTACGTGCCGTCCACGATCTCGTCCAGGGCGACGGCGGCGGCGGCGCGCACCGCCTCGATCTTGGTGTTCGGGTTGGCCATCGAGCCGGAGGTGTCGAGGATCAGCACCTCCCCGGCGTCGCCCGCGCCGGTCTTCCCGGCCACCCCGGCGTCGCTGCACCGGACGGACACGATCGCGTGCACGTCGGTGCCGTTCTCGGCGAGGTACTCGTTCTGGAACACCTCGGCGGTGAACTGGGCCATGCAACGCTCCTCGGTCAGTCGGACGGTGGGACGGCGGCGGGCACGCGGGCGAGGACGACGGTGACGTTGTCCTGCCCGCCGGCGGCGTTGGCGAAGTCGACCAGCGCGGCGGCGACCGCGGTGGGGGTGGCGTCCGCGGCGGCGCGCTCGCGGACCAGGTCGCGCAGGTCGGCGGCGGGCGAGCAGTAGTTCCACAGCCCGTCCGAGCAGACGAGCAGCCAGCCCGGCCCGGTGGCGGTGGTGGCGACGCAGCGGGGCACCGGGTCGGGGCTGTCGGCGCCGAGCCAGCGGGTGATCGCGTGGGCGCGGTGGTCGGTCTCGGCGACCTCGCGCGGCACGCCCTGGCGCACCTGCTCGGTCACCCACGAGTCGTCCTCGGTGAGCTGCACGGCGGGGCCCTCGTCGGGCAGCCAGTACGCGCGGCTGTCGCCGACGTTGCCGGTCACGAGCACCGGGCCGGCCAGCACCGTGGCGACGAACGTGCAGGACGGCGAGTCGGTGCCCTCCCCCACGAACGCCGCGCGGGCCTCCGCCTGGGCCGCCTCGCCCGCGCGCCCCAGCGCCTCGGTCCAGTACGCGACCGGGTCCGCGGGCCGCTCCGCGTGCGCCGCGGCGAGCACGTCGCGGGCCGCGCGCGCGGCGGCGAGCGAGGCGCGGTCGCTGTCGGGCGAGCTGGAGACGCCGTCGCAGACGACGAGCGCGGCGAACGAGCCCGGCTCGTCGTCGGCGGCCGAGGCCATGGCGTCCTCGTTGCGGTGGTGCCGCCGGCCGCGGTCGCAGACGCCGCCGGTCCACCCGCTCGGCGTCTCGCGGAAGTGGTCGCGCTCGGCCGCGGCCTTCACCCCGCAGACCGTGCAGTAGCCGGTCTCGTCGACCAGGCCGGCGCAGGACGCGCAGTGCCGCACCGGCGCCGGGTCCTGCCCCGGCTCGGACGGCGCCGGGATGATCAGCCGGGTCCGCGCCGAGTCGAGCCCGGCGGGCAGCTCCTCGGCGGCGGCGGCGCCCGCGGCCGGCACGGGCGCCACGCCCACCGGCGCGCCGCAGGACTCGCAGAACTGGTCCTCCGGCACCAGCGGGCTCGCGCACCGCGGGCAGGCGGCGGCCGTCGCCTCGACCGTCACGTCAGCGTCCTCGGGCGCACGCGGTTGGCCTCGTCCACCAGCCGGATGCGTTCGACGTGGTCGTCGGTCAGCGCGGCGAGCTGGCGGAACGCGTGCTCCGCCCCCGCGCGCAACGACTGCTCGTCGGCCGGGATGCCGGCGACCTTCGTGGCCGGCTGCGGCCCGGCGCGGCGCACCTCGTCCAGCGCGGCCCGCAGGACGGTGACGACCAGCTCCTGCCGGTCGCGCGGGTCGATGCTGACGGCGGCGACGCTGTCGACGGCGGCGGCGAGCGCGCGCAGGTCCGTGGTGCTGCGGGCGAGCAACGCCGCCCGCTCGCGGCGCGCGTCGACGTAGGCGCGGCTGGTCGGCGCGACCAGGTCGAGCGCGGCGAGCGCGCCGTCGACGTCACCGCGGGCGGCGCGCACCCGCGCCAGCCCGAACGCCGCGGGCGGGGTGTAGGCGGCGTCCGTCGCGGCGCAGACCGAGTACAGGCGCTCGGCCACCGCGGGCTCGCCGCCGCCCTCGCAGGCGAGCGCGAGCGCGAGCTTCGGGGCGAGCTCGCCGGGCACCTGGCCGTAGACGGCGTTGAACGCCGCGATGGCCGCGTCGTGCTCGCGCAGCGACAGGTGCGCGATGCCGGCCAGCCACACGGCCCGCCACTCCCACGGGTCGGCGGCGAGGAGCTGCGCGACGAGGTCGTCGGC from Mycobacteriales bacterium encodes:
- a CDS encoding dihydrofolate reductase family protein, with the protein product MPQLLRVQNFFVSADGFGAGEGQSLERPFGHASPVDLGGWAFATASWPNRTEPGGTRGLDDYFTRDFSHNIGAEIMGRNKFGPQRGPWPDLDWQGWWGDEPPFRTPVFVLTHYPRPSFTLGETTFHFLDATPEEALRQAAAAADGKDVRLGGGVFTVREFLEADLVDTLHVSVAPVELGRGERLWESPDELLDRYHLESVPSPSGVTHLLFWRR
- a CDS encoding FHA domain-containing protein, coding for MSVRCPAGHPSEATDYCDVCGAKIEAGPAAGGAAAGAAAAPAAPPADPPTEAAVRCPHCQDLNVASALFCESCGYDFTTGQLPEVGAALLGRPAAPAPTTGWVAEIWVDPDWYAHEAVSATDPCPNTGTPRVVPLRTATSLIGRPSASRNLHPAIDCGTDAAVSRRHAEVTVEGDTAYIEDLQSVNGTYVGKSGAPLPDDPIPPGRRRALTEDERVYVGAWTRIVIRPATAEESGT
- a CDS encoding VWA domain-containing protein; the encoded protein is MAQFTAEVFQNEYLAENGTDVHAIVSVRCSDAGVAGKTGAGDAGEVLILDTSGSMANPNTKIEAVRAAAAVALDEIVDGTYFAVIAGTDTAQLAYPPDDAESLMVRMSPATRNEAKAVVRRLRPNGGTAIGTWLQLATDVFADSGLSQCHAILLTDGRNESESAEALQDGIDAARGKFQCDCRGVGANWVVDELRTIATALLGSLDLIASPADMEADFETMIRSAMSRGVARADLRVWAPQGAEVLFVRQVAPTLEDLTSRRTPVSDLIGEYPTGSWGDESRDYHVAVRVPARAVGSEQLAARVQLVVNDAVVAQGLVKAVWSDDEVLTTRLNKEVAHYTGQAELAQVIQEGLAAKAAGDEATATVKLGRAVQLAAETHNDEATTKLKKLVTVEDADTGTVRLKRDVAKLDEMALDTASTKTTRVRK
- a CDS encoding PP2C family serine/threonine-protein phosphatase; this encodes MTVEATAAACPRCASPLVPEDQFCESCGAPVGVAPVPAAGAAAAEELPAGLDSARTRLIIPAPSEPGQDPAPVRHCASCAGLVDETGYCTVCGVKAAAERDHFRETPSGWTGGVCDRGRRHHRNEDAMASAADDEPGSFAALVVCDGVSSSPDSDRASLAAARAARDVLAAAHAERPADPVAYWTEALGRAGEAAQAEARAAFVGEGTDSPSCTFVATVLAGPVLVTGNVGDSRAYWLPDEGPAVQLTEDDSWVTEQVRQGVPREVAETDHRAHAITRWLGADSPDPVPRCVATTATGPGWLLVCSDGLWNYCSPAADLRDLVRERAAADATPTAVAAALVDFANAAGGQDNVTVVLARVPAAVPPSD